A region of Numida meleagris isolate 19003 breed g44 Domestic line unplaced genomic scaffold, NumMel1.0 unplaced_Scaffold296, whole genome shotgun sequence DNA encodes the following proteins:
- the LOC110391121 gene encoding dynamin-like yields the protein MAPVLLWLLALVAGGPAGAQPPLPAASEPACPVCVWRRHSKELRLESIKSQILSKLRLKEAPNITREVVKQLLPKAPPLQQILDLHDFQGDSLQHDEYLEEDEYHATTETVISMAQESQCRLCSGRKVRLLPPPSPSRSPGPVAAVATFPSRGSPGSPRPPPLPPGAPHPPVPSAFPPRSPHPRSPAAAHGSSRGSPILSFGHRPTVPGPPGPAPGLGPALGPGLGPGPGSFVLSPGGTCCSAPCGDVGTGDVGTRRQRRDTGTRKHRDPGT from the coding sequence ATGGCCCCggtgctgctgtggctgttggCTTTGGTGGCGGGGGGCCCGGCGGGCGCTcagccccccctccccgccgctTCGGAGCCCGCGTGCCCCGTGTGCGTGTGGCGGAGGCACAGCAAAGAGCTGCGGCTGGAGAGCATCAAGTCGCAGATCCTCAGCAAGCTGCGGCTGAAGGAAGCGCCCAACATCACCCGCGAGGTGgtgaagcagctgctgcccaaaGCGCCGCCGCTGCAGCAGATCCTGGACCTGCACGACTTCCAGGGGGACTCGCTGCAGCACGACGAGTACCTGGAGGAGGACGAGTACCACGCCACCACCGAGACCGTCATCAGCATGGCCCAGGAAAGTCAGTGCCGCCTTTGTTCCGGACGCAAAGTTcgcctcctccctcccccgAGCCCCTCCCGGTCCCCGGGTCCGGTGGCCGCGGTCGCAACTTTCCCTTCCCGGGGCTCCCCCGGTTCCCCCCGCCCTCCCCCGCTTCCCCCGGGTGCTCCCCATCCTCCCGTTCCCTCCGCGTTTCCCCCCCGGTCCCCGCACCCCCGGTCCCCCGCGGCTGCGCACGGTTCCTCGCGGGGCAGCCCCATACTCAGCTTCGGGCATCGACCAACGGTCCCCGGCCCACCGGGACCGGCACCGGGTCTGGGACCGGCCCTGGGACCGGGACTGGGACCGGGACCGGGCAGCTTCGTGCTAAGCCCGGGGGGGACGTGCTGCTCTGCACCGTGTGGAGACGTGGGGACAGGGGATGTGGGGACTCGGAGACAGCGTAGGGACACGGGGACCCGGAAACATCGGGACCCGGGGACatag
- the INPP1 gene encoding inositol polyphosphate 1-phosphatase encodes MGTRRGARQPLIPAHPAVRGRGRVGGGPTLNAASPAMAALLKAVVSASEKAADIARLCRDAEPLFRLLVAEKTGTDRNQRFSHDFKTLADVLIQEVIRHDLGAQFPELRNHIGGEESNEFTNAHGDTVAVRVCGTVGETAALLGSVLHPHREAAELLAAAAHRDAAIGDAALDGVTVSIDPGDVAVWIDPIDSTNEYIVGREDAVPEDGIAPSGLCSALVLIGAYERSSGLPVLGVINEPFHRRHPQTRRWQGRYHWGIAYQDAHVSSLSPPPPPLPPPRVVLSRAEGPGVRDALAPLCGGHLRFAAGAGYKMLCVILGRADAYVLSGGSTFAWDACAPHAILRALGGGVVALGDALRAWREGDTGTPPQLTYNRPAEGAVGAERWANRGGLVAYMHPQHLEAVLEALAAILGIIFTCCLMKGIRSGYEVM; translated from the exons ATGGGGACGCGCCGTGGGGCCAGGCAGCCCCTCATCCCCGCACACCCTGCAGTGAGGGGCCGGGGCCGCGTTGGGGGGGGGCCCACGCTGAACGCAGCATCCCCAGCCATGGCCGCGCTGCTGAAGGCCGTGGTGAGCGCCTCGGAGAAGGCAGCCGACATCGCGCGGCTGTGCCGGGACGCGGAGCCGCTCTTCCGGCTGCTGGTGGCCGAAAAGACCGGAACGGATCGGAACCAGCGCTTCTCCCACGACTTCAAGACGTTGGCAGACGTCCTCATCCAGGAGGTCATCCGGCACGACCTGGGTGCCCAG TTCCCTGAGCTGCGCAACCACATCGGGGGCGAAGAGTCCAACGAGTTCACCAACGCCCATG GGGACACGGTGGCGGTGCGGGTGTGCGGCACCGTGGGTGAAACCGCGGCGCTGCTGGGCTCCGTGCTGCACCCGCACCGGGAGGCGGCGGAGCTGCTGGCGGCCGCCGCGCACCGGGACGCGGCGATCGGGGACGCGGCGCTGGACGGCGTCACCGTCAGCATCGACCCCGGGGACGTGGCCGTTTGGATCGACCCCATCG ATTCCACCAACGAGTACATCGTGGGGCGCGAGGACGCTGTCCCCGAGGATGGCATCGCGCCCTCGGGGCTGTGCTCGGCGCTGGTGCTCATCGGTGCCTACGAGCGCAGCAGCGGCCTCCCCGTGCTGGGCGTCATCAATGAGCCCTTCCACCGCCGCCACCCGCAGACACGCAG GTGGCAGGGCCGCTACCACTGGGGCATCGCCTACCAGGACGCCCACGTCTCCTCTCTGAgcccccccccgccgccgctcccCCCTCCCCGCGTGGTGCTGAGCCGGGCGGAGGGGCCGGGGGTGCGGGATGCCCTGGCCCCGCTCTGCGGGGGTCACCTCCGTTTCGCCGCCGGCGCCGGTTACAAGATGCTGTGCGTCATCCTGGGACGCGCGGACGCCTACGTCCTCTCCGGGGGGAGCACCTTCGCCTGGGACGCCTGTGCCCCCCACGCCATCCTGCGTGCTCTAGGGGGGGGCGTGGTGGCCCTGGGGGATGCCCTGAGGGCGTGGAGGgagggggacacggggacgccCCCCCAGCTGACCTACAACCGCCCGGCCGAGGGGGCAGTGGGGGCCGAGCGCTGGGCCAACCGGGGGGGGCTGGTGGCTTACATGCACCCCCAGCACCTGGAGGCGGTGCTGGAGGCGCTGGCGGCT ATCCTGGGCATCATCTTCACCTGCTGCCTGATGAAGGGCATCCGCAGCGGCTATGAGGTCATGTAG